tctcaataaccaagaagcccatggagttgatattgggtcagtagcatgctgTGTTGAAAGGCTTCCAAgattgttcaaagaaatgaccttgacctatattgaAGGTCATAggagtcaaataggctgaaatcttgaaatgtcttcttctcaataattaAGAGGACAATGGAATTGATATTGGGTCGGTGGCATGCTTGGTTGAAAGGCTCCCATGTTTGTTcaaaggaatgaccttgacttcaaGATCACttgagtcaaataggctaaaatctttaaacaacttcttaataATGAAGAAGCCATGGGTCGAATATCGGTCTGTAGCATGTTTGGGTGAAGGACTAGAagatttgttcaaatgaatgacctagaccatggtttaattttgaaaaaggtAAATTGGGGAACATATTTATAAGACACCTTTTCAAATAACCGAGAGGCCTGAGATCTTATTACTGGTCTCTGATGCACTTGTTTTAGTTGACATTAATGTATAAAGAggatcactggatagcaggtgagggattcgggcccattgggccttgTTTGACTCACCTGCCCTTATGTGTTCGCACTCAGATTTTTTCCAACTgacttgtctgtcaatacaacaGCAATTTAGGGCAGaggaaagaaaatatcaaattttgaacTGTTGAAGATTGTATGATTGAAGGACCCCGGATGTTGTGTATAGATATGAGTGTATCTATGATAGATATATGATACTTCACATCATCAACTTCCATATTATCCACAATGATATACATGCATATTGTTTGTCTTTTCAGGGGCAGTCAGTGATGTCACAGCCCGACATAACACGACGGCAAGATATGTTGATGACATAAAAggtatgatataattaaaacaataaaggaTCATGATATTTCCTTCCTCGCCCATCTGTaaatacagtcgaacctgtcatatgtgaccttccaagggagtcaataaaaaaggtaacatatgacaggtggtctcttaatccaggttcaaagaAAATGACCCGAAAAGGAAAGTTCATAATTATACTGCcacatatgtaatatttatcagctacaagtataagtacatacatgtactgtatatgaaaaggaattacctcagtcatcaattaagattgtgaatataatcaaatctGTAAGAGACCTCTTGaggaaaacgaaagaaaaaaagaaaaaaagaaaagaaaaatcactattcacttaatgaaataaaatgcttataataatgaacaatatatgtagtacaacatttatttttttaaatttaattcagtttcttttattttcattaatatatacaatgtatatgtatttgaattcttttagcatgttacaataattctttttttattttaaaatacaaacaataatcAAAGAGTTTGAATGATTATTTCCAGTACCggatacatttaaaaaaaaaaaaaaaaaaaattttttttaacataaatttcagttaaacagTAAGTTTTTTCGCCATATCGGATGATATCCCATCGCCTTCTTTCATTCTTTAGGAGTAAAGTACAGTTTCGTTCATTTTTGGGTGTTATCAGGGCAAAGATAgtaaattcaatacattttttgagacataataagacatttcatgcatttctgaagtattttttaatctttaaaagcaGACAAGTTCGTCCGGTTTCTTCTTGATTAGGACTTCTGCTTCCGTTTTAAAACTCGGAAAGTCGCTGAATAAAGTCGCTTTTCAGCATTTGGGGCACGGAAATGATGGTCGTTAGTCGTGTCTGACAGGTAGTCGCTTAATTCAggtcactagtatagtaaataacgttgGGAAGAAAAAATACGGTCGCATATGaaaggaagtcgtttaattcagttggtcgctaaggcaggtttgactgtatgtctATTTATAGCTCTTTCTTGAGAAGTATTCAAACGATATTTGGCATGCTGTATGATAAGGTTCCTCTCAATAGCTTAAGTTCATTGAATTTTGAGTCTGACTCATGGATCAAAATGGATGCATGACATTCAGTCATTTTGGATtctgaccattgaagtttgtagATTATCTTTATCTCTTGGGGAGAAGACCcacatgttgttatttttcagcctcgtaaaaactcTATGGCAGccacggtggccattttgtaacataattaattgcacaatcatggttttcctgaacaacacctatttcaaacttcacaGATCTTtaaagtcagatgaccgttaaggcccatgggcctcttgctttATAGATCTTTCTATAATTtcaagtaggttccccttgtacAGGTTGACGTTGAGAAAGCTAAGGAAGGAGAAAAGATCACTCTTGCATAGACCCAATTAAGATCATTGCATGAATTTGAAAAGAAACACAAGATGATTCATGCTCATTGGACTTTATTAATTGACACCATGTGATTCATGCTCAATGGTCTTCATTAATTGACACCATGTGATCCATGCTCAATCGACTTCATTAATTGACACCATGTGATTCATGCTCAATCGACTTCATTAATTGACACCATGTGATTCATGCTCAATGGACTTTATTAATTGACACCATGTGATTCATGCTCAATGGACTTTATTAATTGACACTTACAGCCCGCAGCTTTTGAGCAATTTGGGTTTCAGCATCCTTGGGTCAAAATcgaggtcactgttactataaatacattttctacATCCTCATTATACCAACATCACTATTACATCTAATTGTCCTGAAACATTACAAACTTACAGCTGTGATATCTTTAATAAATTTACATTTAGATGTCTTGTTTATCATTcagtacatgtactttgatATTCAGTCGCCACATTGATATTGTTTGTCTTTTCAGAGGAAATGAACAATGCCAAAGGAAGACAAGAAACGTTGACAACCGATATGGGTAACATGAAGGGTAAGATATGAATGGAAGGCCTAACAAGTCCAATAACTTGGAAATGGTTGTATTCATGAATACAAGAAAGataacatttttagcccaccatcatcaaatgGTGGGCTGATCAAATCGCTCTTCGTCCAGCGTCTGGCCATCCATCCTTTCATCTGTCCATCCTAAAACAACTTATTTTaccactatttctcagaaagatattcatggatctttctcaacTTTCATTTctatgttccccttggtccctaggcagccatcttggattttgacaattgaggtttgttatcgctatttctgagaaagcactgaaaggaatctttctcaaatttcatatgtaggttccccttgatccctcatgttgcattttgggacaatctgaaaacaacatggccgacaggcagccattatcactaaatctcaaatttaatataaaggttccccttgtttaaaaagtactggagggatgtctctcaatttacacagattagtaaaggaaaggggaaaatagagagatcattctgacatggaacctataaagatagTTCAGTAGTGGGCatcaagatccctctgggatctcttgtttaattaagaggaagaagagaaaagatcagccTTAAAATTATCCAATAAAGGTCACCCTCTGGTCTTTTAAAAAATTCCTTTTGAATACTTAAAGTATAAGGGTAATGGTATGTGTTCAAATCTTTCACTGACTTCAGAAAATATCACTTACCACTGATGACGATTCAGGTCGATGGTCTACATCAAGATCCATCTGTGATGTTGTGTTTAGATGTTAGAGTATTTATAATAGATACAACATCAACTTCAATATTTAGTTTGTacacgcatgtgggttaatgttgcatttataattaaaaagaacaaaaaacgtcatgttttaacataaattcaatatttaatgatttcccggttagttctgtttgttttcttggtcggattttaatgttaggtgtccaacgtctttatcgggatgttttcgtcgttcctcgtgttctcgcgtggtcacgtgaccggcacgaaggactacattaacacttggtcagtaaatatggccagagcacccgaccaacgtattttgtcgtacaaacaaatatgatacacttattcatcgtgctaagaaaccgagaaaaagtgctgtacattcttctatttattcaagtatggttacataacggcgttataaactggtgttaattgaagaagtgccgattaattgactactttttaagtaattttgacgatgtttgtcattttcgtaagaatgtacagcacttttcgttgttctcatacaattaccttcacgctcttacctgtttcataagtattgatttagggtagtcgggtgctctaggacgattcatagagcaagtgttaatgttcattctccaatattggaactcttcagtgtttcaagtatcgaaatcggcatatagaaacgaacaaacgttaataaacgaatgcaatggatcgtaattaattcaattaattatttacagatgatttccaaagacataatgtatagttagaagttttcggctgtacacatgcaagtttgtaaattcgtcactgtgatgaaaccaccgtcctcgtcgttgccatgacagccgatggaagctgcgatcacgaatgcactggcaaagtgaaagttgaagtatttttcgcaacatgcggtttaaacttaaaattacattcacacctcatattgattggggttgtttaatcatacctgatcaattgaattatcagaaaactaacaaaaacactaaaaaacacagaatgaagccttcgtgtcaggcagtgcagacacaacgcgggatctgtaaacaatgtgacgtcattggaatgtacaagttgcaacaatgtacaacaatgtatattttacatgaatacactaataagcaacaaaacgggacgcaacattaatCCACATGCGCAGTGATATATGTTTGTCTTTGTGTAGGGAGAGACAGCTTAAATAGTAGGAAATGCTATTGTGATATGAAAGTATTTTGCTGTGATTACTGAAATATAAGTGAGAGAACAGGCCCTTTGCACCTCTTGTAATAAATACAGGATACTTGATGTTTTACTacattaatttcaatattaagtctgtacaatgacatatgtttgtatttatagcagaagtcagtctgtacaatgacatatgtttgtatttatagcagaagtcagtctgtacaatgacatatgtttgtatttatagcggaagtcagtctgtacaatgacatatgtttgtatttatagcagaagtcagtctgtacaatgacatatgtttgtatttatagcagaagtcagtctgtacaatgacatatgtttgtatttacagCGGAAGTCATTGACATGAAGGGCAGGCAAGACACCCTATCAAAAGATGTGGATACCTTAAAGGGTAAGATATGTTTGATGTAGatacaaaaatgatataaatggaGGGTCCAGCAAGTCCAGTAATTTGGAAAAGATATATTTGCTTGATGGTCATGAAAAGATGAATGCCAAAGATTATGTTTACACCCAAAAGGACTTATTCATTGAATCATCACATAGGAAATGGTAGAACTAtgctttatataaatatagtaaaTAGATACACTGATGCTTAAAATAATAAGGCACCCACGAACACTAACTCTATAAAAATAAAGACCAATAACTTTTTAGGCGGCCATCATGTGATAATGGGCTATTAAAATTGTCCTATATCTGTGGTCCATGGTCCATCGTCTATAAACAATCATCGTTATCACTATTTTTAGGTCCTCTGACCCAATGGCctggtcaggatgacctatagtcattgtaatatgtacatatcCCACGTGCGTAatcttttcacatttcaaacttcttctcaagtttcaccattGGGTCTGATCTCTAACTTGTTtgaaatgatcccgagatggtcaagtgttgttattttcttaggtcagtctgaaatccaaaatggccgcactggcagccatcttgaaaaacacattttaaacttctgctCCAGTTACACTGGAaccattgagctgaaaattggtaggAATGTTAAGGAAGTAGAGCCGATAAAGTGCCATTATTTTTCGACCTCGTAAAATCTTTGACATGGCAGTCATTAcggccattttgttacatgattgcgcaatcatcaatttctgaacaacacctagCTATTTCAAaattctcaagttccaccattGGGATTCAACTCAAACTTGGCCACAATGATTCTGAAATGGTCCTGTAcaagtttttgttatttttcgggttggacTGAAATCCAAGatatggccaacagtgccactcTACTGGCTACCGAGTATGTATGCTACAACAGTGCAAGGGTTTTTAGAGTCATATGACCCATGGGCCTCTGGTTTGAAAAGTATAAAGGTGGGATAAGATAAAAGTTATATTAAACACAATATGATATTAATGAGTGTGATGTTTCGATGACTTAACTGTCACCTTAAccagactaatgaccaatgtccGAGACACTACATATGTCATTACCCACATGGAGAAAATGTTCCAGAGTACAGGaaagatattttttcaaacttcacaaaacaaaatggcctacaggtggccatcttggattttgtcaattgaagtttgttatcgctactTCTTAAAAGTACTGGATGGATATTTATCAAACTTTACAGGAAGTTCCCcttggtatacatgtagctcTCCTTGGTCTTTAGCTGTGCCCTTTTTGATTTTTAGTCTGATTTTGGGGAAATTgacgccatcttggattttgatggTCTAAGTTTATTATTTCCGTATTTGTGAGAAAGTTCTTCATAGACCTTTCTTAGATTTCATAGTAAAGTATTCGTCAACATCAGATGATTAAAAGGAAAAcatgaaaagaaagaaaaagtagagaaaaagtctatcatacaacaaatacatatcattcaatggtgggtacCAAGATTCTTCTGGGATCTTTTGTTATATCAAAGAAAGTTTTAATGGActaaatgtatttgtttcatcaacatttcattgCTCAATTCTAATTCCTAGGcattatttgtgatatatttaatcagggagatcgttttattttacagaaaggAATTCTAAGCTGACGGCCATGATTGGtgagtttattacatttttttggtcaaatgaaataaagtatttcaaaCTGCTGTATGTTTTTAGTACCGATAACTTTTTAGCCCACTATCCTCAGATggtggtgggctattcaaatcaccctacGCCTGTGGTCCATCGTCTGTAATCAATCGTTGtcatcactatttcttgaaaatgcTTGGttggatatttctcaaacttcacatgtaggtttcacTCAGTCGCTTTTTGTACCAATTCAATTTTGAAACTGATCAGGGAAAAAATGGCTAacaggccgccatcttggaataTGATGGCCAAAGTATTAAATTTATGAGTGATTCTGAAAAAGCTCTTAGATCGATCTTTCAGATTTCATGTTAAAGTTATTGATGTCATTAGATCAtaaagaaaagagaaaagatgggaaaagtagagaaaagatctgttttacatagaaccaatagaGATCATTCAATTGTTGGTGTCAACATCCCTTTAGGATCTCCTGTTTTATTAAGCAAAATTTTTCACAGACTACGTATACGTTTTTGtgtttcaaaaacattttctcGTTCAGCTCTAATTCATATTcattatttgtgatatatttaataaaagatATCCTCTTGTTTTACAGAAAGGGATCCTAAGTTGGCAGCCATGATTGGTGAGTTTGCTGAACGAGGTTGAATGTGAAGATATATTCTTGGTGCAAGAGAGATCCAGCGTGCCAGTCACATTGACCAACTTATTCAGGGACAGTAACATGTGAAACAAgttaaaacattgatatttacaaGACCACACACCATACaggttttgtatataaaattaatcattaatGTAGTCATCCaccaaaagtcaaggtcaggtGTTGCTTGATCTTTAATATGGTTGATTATACAGTAACTAAATTAATATCAAGTATTCATGACAGAGAAAcctgtatttcctgtcaaatCAGAGAGATAAATAAGGTATATAGATCGTCTCCATCTCTCAGTCCGTAACTCTTATCTCAGTGCTTCGGATAGATTTCCTGTcacaaggttaaaggtcaagaaCACTGTTACTACATGTAGAAAATCAGTTTGACCAGAACACCTTGAGTACTGTAATTTCATTTACAATGTTACACCCAGGTTAAGTTCGGGTTTAGAGGAACACATGTTGTGGGTATGAAAATGTCTACGAATGACAAAGTCGCTGGGTTTGTTCTTTAACATATTTTTGGATCGAAGAGATTAAAACATTCTGAACATGTACAATAAAAAGTTTCTTATTAAAGTctaaatctacatgtaaatcTCACATCACACACAACATGCTCTCCCTATAGACCCACCCTCATTTACACAAATGGATCAAACTGATCAAATCAAAATACCAAatgtaaacatgatatttccagtaaaaataaatattgtgtgCGTTAATGCAGGTATACTGTTACATCACCTTGAATAGAGctgaatatcaaaatttataacatattcaacaaattattaaaacacaataatcATAATTTGATCTTTAAATCATACTTACAAACCACACTGGGAAATTTtatgttttgtaaaaatatgaattaaattaaaaatcaGTCTAATTAAGAGTGTGGACAAACGACATGTCTTCTACAAAGGTCAATTAAAAATGGTCTGCCACACAAAGAAACATATTCTAAATACATACGAAAACAACTTTAACATCAAAGTATGTTATTATAAGAACTGTCACATGTCCAGTCTGTTGGTGACCACTacttatacacacacatacatgtacatcacacagACAAAGGAACATGCATGCTGATAAATTAATTGTTCGCACAGGTAAAAAGTAGTACGATAGTTTTATTCTATTAcaataccacggacaggtaaaacgTAGAATGATAGTTTTACTTTattataataccacggacaggtaaaacgtagtacaatagttttactctattataataccatggacaggtaaaacatagtacaatagttttactctattatgataccacggacaggtaaaacatagtacaatagttttattataatatcacggacaggtaaaatgtagtacaatagttttattataatatcacggacaggtaaaatgtagtacgattgttttattatattatgaTACCACGGACACAACACAAACCATGCAATGATTATTGAAACTATttactacatacaaatgtacatatgcATTACATATAATTCATAACACACACATTGTGAGAACCTTGCTGACATGTCAGTTCTGCCACCTAATCTTGCTTTTACAAAATTTACTGTTCCCTACAGGGTACTTGTAGTTGTTGGCTATTTCATAGAAATGTTTAATCTTAGTGTTCATTAATTTTTCCTTGTAGAAACAACAAGAGCTAAGATAGAGGGAGATCGACTAAATTACGAGTTTATTGCCACCAAAAGTTTCCATGAAGCTCAGAAAAAACTGAAGAACAGGATGGTTATAATCAAGGGAAACACAGGAGATGGGAAGTCGTCTATTGCCATGGAAATTCTCCGTTTCCTGTGCTGTGATGAGGAGGGCCAACAGAAACGATGTCTACAGCCACTGGAACTACACGACATCAAGGACATGAATTTGGTGGCACCAAAGTCTGGATTAGTTATCTATTTCGATGATATTTTTGGCAAGAATGTTGTGTGTAAAGGAGATGTAGATGAATGGGAGAAAAGAGAAGAATGTATTCTTTCAAAATTCTGTGAAAGTGAGAACTCTGAGGGCAATATCCTTGTCATGACCATCCGTagtgaaattttaaattctttaggTAGTTctttttcgaaaaaaatattCACTGAAGAGAACATTGTTGATCTCAGTGAATACAAAGATGAAGAAGAAAAACGGAAATTATTAAGGTTGTATGAACCAAAAGATAAATTTGATAAATGGACAGATGTTGAAGAGAAAGAGATCTTCAAGTCATGTCCTGACATTGGGTTTCCCCAATGTTGTAGATTATTCAGGGACACACCTACTTTGCAAGCAGAAAAGGTCAACTTCTTTAGAAGACCTTTTCATTTTGTGAAATCTTGTTTAGATAAATTAAAGGATGGAAAATTTTATGGGCTGCTGTATCTGTTCCTCAATGGAGGCAAAGTGATAGAAAATGATTTAGACCCTTCTAAcgaaaatgttgataaaacattgtTAGAAGCAGCATTTGCTGTTGATGTAGTCAAAGTTGATCCAACAAATGAACTTGTTTACAACAAGGGGAGGAAAGCTGAATTTGTGAAGGAGTCGTTAGAAAGTCTGTTGGGTTCTCTGGTGAAAAAAGAGTCCACCCTAAAACAAGGCAGATTGTATCCTTGTTACAAATTCAGTCACGACTCCATTGAGGAAACAGTGGCACTTCTGTATGGAGAGAAAACTCCCATTGGCTACATACAGAATTGTCCCCGCAAGTTACTCAGTTATATAACTACAAAAAAAACCACCCCAAACAGGATAGTTATATCATTTGATGATCAAACCAATGCCATGTGTAAACGTATCGTCAAAGAATTTAAATCTCTTGATCCTAGAAGTTACTGGTATTCTAGTGAGTGGGAATATTTAGTTACATTAGATGTATGGACAGATTGCCAGTTTCTACGGGGATTTTTCAGATACCTAAGTGATCAGAATGTTGACAACCGTTTGTGCCACAAGATAAAACATGACTTGTTTAATCGAGCATGCTCTACTGGTTCAGATGAATGTGCTTTGTTTCTCCTGTCTAAAGGTGTTAAACCTGACAAGGAGACACCATTTCGTGTGGTGAAGGGTGGGAGTGTACAACTACTGACTGAAATACTTAAGTGTAAAGTCATTCCTACAGCGAGGGCAGACTGGTCACGATcatcaaatatacattataatagaAATATCAATGTCCTACACGAGGCGTGTTTGTTTGAGAGAGAAGAGATGGTGACAATGTTGTGTGACACTTACCCAGACTTGGTACATGAGACTGATAACTATAGACATAGCACGCTCCATTTTGTGGCACGGACAGGAAATTGTGGTCTATTTCAGACAGTGGAGACATTGATACTTAAATCATTGTGTAGAGTTGAGGATGTACAACATAAGTGTGAGATAGAAGATGGTCGTGTTGTACATAGGAGTTGTGTGTGTGGTCAGTACATGTCACGGTTAGTGGACGTGTTTgggtatacaatattacatcaTAGTTGTATGATgggacacagggagcttagtttatacctgtgtcagtgttacccagcactaactacagctgtagataagcACGGGTtgacaatattacattatagttgTAATGagggacacagggagcttagtGTAGAGCTGTGTAGGTTAtacccagcactaactacagctgtagataacaACGGGTATAACTGTCTACATCACATAGCCAGGATGACATCAGATGTAGACATGTTCACAGAGTGTGAACGTCACGTAAAACAGTACGTAGAGAAAACAGGAGGTAAGTATGACATCACGACCTTACTTACTAATGACGGGAAATCTGTTTTAGACCTGGCAAAGGAATGGACAGAGTGGAGGAAGTTAGATAACAACCCTTTGTATGACCATCTTGTTCAATTGTTTgctaaataaaatttaatattcCCACTAATTTCTGTTTACTAAATTGTATAAAATGATGTAGAACCAAACAAAGAGAAATTTTAGGAAAAGTTTTTATCCTCGTCGCTGTTAAAAAACAGCGTCACACTTTAGAAAATAGTGTCACCGTGACAGTTAAACAATGTCAGTTAGAATTATAATTGGATGAACACTTGAAATGGTGAACAAAAGCAAAGTGTTCtaaagaaaatataaacatattatatagtTGTGATGATATGTGTTGGTATTGTCAAGGAATTGTCAGGTTGTAACTCGTACACAGAATGTATGAATGTTGTCAGAATGAATCTGTTCACAAAGGTCGGCAGTCATAGAAGTTTTCATCGTCATCGTTTACTAAATAAAGTACTAAATATTCACACTTCTGTACATTGACTTGTGTGGCATGATGTAGAGCCAAACAGAGATAAAACTGAGGAGACATTTTTACTCTCGTCacaatttacaaaatgtaaaacaaaagtCGGCAGTTGTAGAAAGTTTTCTTCGCCGATAGGGGGCGTCCTCGGGTAGGTCCGAGTGAAAGGAGGATGGTGATACTAATAACCGCCTGGTGGAGCTCAACACAGATTGGGGGACAGGGTAGGACATAGGATATAGGATAtataccggtacatgtactgtaattaggatatataacatcaatactgtgaccggtatATGTgctgtaattaggatatataaaatcaatactgtgaccggtacatgtactgtagtttatataacagtgGAAGAGTTTTTTCGGGAGTGTGATGTTTTacagaaaacatatatttattgatatgtaaattttgtttgttgtatttgtgtaaCTATTGTTTGTTGACTTTTGTTTGTGTAAATAGTATATGGACTagataaacaatacaattgttGAAGAGTTGACAGTGACTATATAGTATGGAGCGTTAACATTATAGAATTACAAACAATTTCCTAAGATTTACAAACATCACTGATATGTTGTAGGGCTAAAAATAAGGTATTATGTTACCgatacaacatgtaaacaactgtTTATGCTGTATGAGTACCACTGTACTCAACTTTGTATAAAACCATTATGATGAATGTGtttgtaatgtgatgtacagggTTGTATATAGCTGtgttaaaaatgaatatttacacCATGTTATGGTctattgtataaatatgtcattatataattcatttatatCAATCATGTATGGGGTTTAAGTAGTATGTaaaagtctgtggtata
This genomic stretch from Pecten maximus chromosome 16, xPecMax1.1, whole genome shotgun sequence harbors:
- the LOC117314739 gene encoding uncharacterized protein LOC117314739 isoform X3, translated to MASKYCSSTETTNFARLSRLIVDVCCDVLRAVLKAKIPPPGLNAFLQSQRVHLFKSLEYRQQQLLFPPGGVFTGTLEDLDFSLIYRLIRNLQGINIPPHTKGWGKSPDKTDRSLAANIDRLRIQRNEAYGHLPTASLSGTDFKDKWDLVRQIIFEIEQGALTGNTYVTAVDNLLTVSMDPDTENEYIEKLRKQQDDFEAFVEDIKGAVSDVTARLDMTVDEIKGAVSDVTARHNTTARYVDDIKEEMNNAKGRQETLTTDMGNMKAEVIDMKGRQDTLSKDVDTLKERNSKLTAMIERDPKLAAMIETTRAKIEGDRLNYEFIATKSFHEAQKKLKNRMVIIKGNTGDGKSSIAMEILRFLCCDEEGQQKRCLQPLELHDIKDMNLVAPKSGLVIYFDDIFGKNVVCKGDVDEWEKREECILSKFCESENSEGNILVMTIRSEILNSLGSSFSKKIFTEENIVDLSEYKDEEEKRKLLRLYEPKDKFDKWTDVEEKEIFKSCPDIGFPQCCRLFRDTPTLQAEKVNFFRRPFHFVKSCLDKLKDGKFYGLLYLFLNGGKVIENDLDPSNENVDKTLLEAAFAVDVVKVDPTNELVYNKGRKAEFVKESLESLLGSLVKKESTLKQGRLYPCYKFSHDSIEETVALLYGEKTPIGYIQNCPRKLLSYITTKKTTPNRIVISFDDQTNAMCKRIVKEFKSLDPRSYWYSSEWEYLVTLDVWTDCQFLRGFFRYLSDQNVDNRLCHKIKHDLFNRACSTGSDECALFLLSKGVKPDKETPFRVVKGGSVQLLTEILKCKVIPTARADWSRSSNIHYNRNINVLHEACLFEREEMVTMLCDTYPDLVHETDNYRHSTLHFVARTGNCGLFQTVETLILKSLCRVEDVQHKCEIEDGRVVHRSCVCGQYMSRLVDVFGYTILHHSCMMGHRELSLYLCQCYPALTTAVDKHGLTILHYSCNEGHRELSVELCRLYPALTTAVDNNGYNCLHHIARMTSDVDMFTECERHVKQYVEKTGGKYDITTLLTNDGKSVLDLAKEWTEWRKLDNNPLYDHLVQLFAK
- the LOC117314739 gene encoding uncharacterized protein LOC117314739 isoform X1, with protein sequence MASNYCSSTETTNFARLSRLIVDVCCDVLRAVLKAKIPPPGLNAILQSQRVHLTRSLEYRQQQLLFPPGGVFNGTLEDLDFSLIYRLIRNLQGINIPPHTKGWGKSPYKTDRSLAANIDRLRILRNEAHGHLPTASLSDTDLQDKWDFIRQIIFEIEQGALTGNTYVTAVDNLLTVTMDPDTEDEYIEKLRKQDDFEAVVEDIKAKQGTMATNVSDVNARKETMVTGQETMTKDISNDTARLETIATDIIDVPTRLETIATRQETMTMDISNDTARQETIVTDIIDVPSRLETIATRQESVANDLQIIQVVNTCEINQVLKNSTSVHLTIKPKNLVLGEGGRIIDDGAKQETMATLHDAMEAVQEVAEVVKYMADGQETFRARQDTMSGRQETMANDLHILQGAVSDVTARHNTTARYVDDIKEEMNNAKGRQETLTTDMGNMKAEVIDMKGRQDTLSKDVDTLKERNSKLTAMIERDPKLAAMIETTRAKIEGDRLNYEFIATKSFHEAQKKLKNRMVIIKGNTGDGKSSIAMEILRFLCCDEEGQQKRCLQPLELHDIKDMNLVAPKSGLVIYFDDIFGKNVVCKGDVDEWEKREECILSKFCESENSEGNILVMTIRSEILNSLGSSFSKKIFTEENIVDLSEYKDEEEKRKLLRLYEPKDKFDKWTDVEEKEIFKSCPDIGFPQCCRLFRDTPTLQAEKVNFFRRPFHFVKSCLDKLKDGKFYGLLYLFLNGGKVIENDLDPSNENVDKTLLEAAFAVDVVKVDPTNELVYNKGRKAEFVKESLESLLGSLVKKESTLKQGRLYPCYKFSHDSIEETVALLYGEKTPIGYIQNCPRKLLSYITTKKTTPNRIVISFDDQTNAMCKRIVKEFKSLDPRSYWYSSEWEYLVTLDVWTDCQFLRGFFRYLSDQNVDNRLCHKIKHDLFNRACSTGSDECALFLLSKGVKPDKETPFRVVKGGSVQLLTEILKCKVIPTARADWSRSSNIHYNRNINVLHEACLFEREEMVTMLCDTYPDLVHETDNYRHSTLHFVARTGNCGLFQTVETLILKSLCRVEDVQHKCEIEDGRVVHRSCVCGQYMSRLVDVFGYTILHHSCMMGHRELSLYLCQCYPALTTAVDKHGLTILHYSCNEGHRELSVELCRLYPALTTAVDNNGYNCLHHIARMTSDVDMFTECERHVKQYVEKTGGKYDITTLLTNDGKSVLDLAKEWTEWRKLDNNPLYDHLVQLFAK